The Chryseolinea soli nucleotide sequence GCCGAAAAGGAACTGTTCCAACTGGAAGTGATCAGCCGCTATTTGCCCAAGCAGCTTTCGGAAGAAGAGATCGCTTCCAAAGTGAAGGAAATCATCGCCCAGGTAGGGGCAAAAGGTCCTCAAGACATGGGCAAAGTTATGGGCACCGCCACCAAAGTGCTGGCGGGCCAGGCCGATGGCAAAGTGATCTCTGAACTTGTAAAAAGACTTCTGACCGCGTGAGTATTGTCGACATTGCCCTCATCATTTTCATAGTGCTTGGCGCCTACGGCGGATATAAGGATGGGTTTGTTGTGGAGATTTTTTCGCTGATCGGCATCGTGCTGGGCGTGTTGGGTGGCTTTAAGCTCATGGGATGGGCTATGGTCAGGTTGGCCGATCGTTTTAACGTAGACGAAAAAGTGTTGCCGTACGTCGCTTTCGGAGCTGTATTCATCGCCATTGTTGTGGCGGTGAGCCTCGCAGCCCGGCTCATCAAGGCGTCGTTGAACAAAACATTGTTGGGCGCTGCCGATCAGGGTGCCGGTGCCGTGCTGGGTGCGATGAAGACAACTTTTATGCTCAGCATTATGTTGTGGATCATCGATTCACTGGAAATAAAGTTACCCGGGCGATGGACGGACCATTCTTGGGTTTATCCCTTTGTGGCCGGTGTAGCACCAAAAATTACCCACTGGATCGGTGGAATTTTGCCCTTTTTCAAAGATGTGTTTTAGCACGTTCCGGCCTGGGGTAAAAACTTTTCTTTCTCATTATTTTTTTTCCTTACTTATCGCCGATAAAGAAGATCATGGCCATTTCAGTTAAAGAAGAAAACGGAATTCGATATGTAGAAGAAGGTGAAGGACCCGTCCTGTTGTTGCTGCACGGATTGTTCGGTGCGTTGAGCAATTGGGAAGGCGTGGTCAACCGTTTTTCAAAAAATTTCCGCGTGCTCATTCCCATGCTTCCCATCTACGAAATGCCTATCCGTGAAGCCGGTCTCGATGGCTTACGAAAGTTCGTGGAGGATTTTGTAGCGCTAAAAAAATTAAACGACATGATCATCATGGGCAACAGCCTGGGCGGTCACATCGCTTTGATCTATACGCTCAACAATTCCGACAAGGTGAAGAAGCTCATCCTCACCGGCAGCTCCGGGCTGTTTGAAGATTCCATGGGAGGCTCTTACCCCAAACGCGGCAACTACCAGTACATTAAAGAGCGGGTGTCTTATACTTTCTACGATCCGGAGGTTGCGACGAAAGACCTGATCGACGAAGTCTTCGAGATCACCAACAGCATTCCCAAATGTTTGCGCATTGTGGCCATCGCCAAGTCTGCGCAGCGAAATAACATGGCCGACGAAATTCCCAATATAAAAATACCTACTTTGCTGGTGTGGGGACTGAACGATACCATAACTCCCCCTATGGTAGCCCATGAATTTAACCGGCTTATTCCCAATTCGGACCTTAAGTTTATAGACAAATGTTGTCATGCACCCATGATGGAGCATCCAGAGACGTTTAATGAGCTGGTGGCAGACTTTTTGATAACATAAAACCAAATCCAATCGCACCACCAAAAGCGTACGTATAACAAACCTTATGATTGCCGAAGATCTTATCAACCACATGATCCCTCCCCTGAAAGGATCCGATGATGCCCACAAGGCGATCGTGTGGATGGA carries:
- a CDS encoding alpha/beta fold hydrolase, which gives rise to MAISVKEENGIRYVEEGEGPVLLLLHGLFGALSNWEGVVNRFSKNFRVLIPMLPIYEMPIREAGLDGLRKFVEDFVALKKLNDMIIMGNSLGGHIALIYTLNNSDKVKKLILTGSSGLFEDSMGGSYPKRGNYQYIKERVSYTFYDPEVATKDLIDEVFEITNSIPKCLRIVAIAKSAQRNNMADEIPNIKIPTLLVWGLNDTITPPMVAHEFNRLIPNSDLKFIDKCCHAPMMEHPETFNELVADFLIT
- a CDS encoding CvpA family protein, which gives rise to MSIVDIALIIFIVLGAYGGYKDGFVVEIFSLIGIVLGVLGGFKLMGWAMVRLADRFNVDEKVLPYVAFGAVFIAIVVAVSLAARLIKASLNKTLLGAADQGAGAVLGAMKTTFMLSIMLWIIDSLEIKLPGRWTDHSWVYPFVAGVAPKITHWIGGILPFFKDVF